In Flavobacterium okayamense, a single window of DNA contains:
- the rsgA gene encoding ribosome small subunit-dependent GTPase A translates to MTGIVYKSTGSWYLVKDKNGVFFNCRIKGKFRIQGIKSTNPIAVGDLVDFSIDKNGDEEIGVINTIHERKNYIIRKSVNLSKQTHIIASNIDVVFLLVTINNPITTTSFIDRFLVTAEAYGIEAILVFNKIDTLDETSMEEQLYLQAIYSEIGYQCLRVSAKEGKGIETLKDLMRNRVSMFSGHSGVGKSTLVNALDSNLNLKTAEISEQHQQGQHTTTFAEMFDLEFGAKIIDTPGIRGFGIVDMEPEEIGDYFPEFFALKDQCKFNNCLHKEEPKCAVKEALDNDEIPWSRYQSYLQILEGDEETYRNDIHKKEDL, encoded by the coding sequence ATGACAGGAATAGTTTACAAATCTACGGGTAGTTGGTACTTGGTAAAAGACAAAAACGGTGTTTTTTTTAACTGCCGCATTAAAGGGAAATTTCGTATTCAAGGAATTAAGAGTACAAATCCAATTGCTGTTGGTGATTTGGTTGATTTTTCAATTGATAAAAATGGAGATGAAGAAATTGGTGTAATAAATACAATACATGAAAGAAAGAATTATATAATTCGTAAATCTGTTAATTTATCGAAACAAACCCACATTATCGCCTCAAATATCGATGTAGTTTTTTTGTTGGTAACCATAAACAACCCTATAACTACTACTAGTTTTATTGATCGTTTTTTAGTTACAGCTGAGGCTTATGGGATAGAAGCAATTCTTGTCTTCAATAAAATTGATACTCTAGATGAAACTTCGATGGAAGAACAGCTTTACTTACAAGCTATTTATTCAGAAATTGGTTACCAATGTTTACGTGTTTCCGCAAAAGAAGGAAAAGGAATTGAAACCTTAAAAGATTTGATGCGAAATCGAGTTTCTATGTTTTCTGGACATTCCGGTGTTGGGAAATCAACATTAGTTAATGCATTAGATTCAAATTTAAATTTAAAAACAGCCGAAATTTCAGAGCAACATCAGCAAGGTCAACACACTACTACGTTTGCCGAAATGTTCGATTTAGAGTTCGGGGCAAAAATAATTGATACACCTGGAATTAGAGGTTTTGGAATTGTTGATATGGAGCCTGAAGAAATTGGCGATTATTTTCCTGAATTTTTTGCTTTAAAAGACCAGTGTAAATTTAATAATTGTTTGCATAAAGAAGAACCAAAATGTGCAGTAAAAGAAGCTTTAGATAATGATGAAATTCCTTGGTCAAGATATCAAAGCTATTTACAAATTTTAGAAGGAGACGAAGAAACCTATCGAAATGATATACATAAAAAAGAAGATTTATAA
- the dtd gene encoding D-aminoacyl-tRNA deacylase translates to MRVVIQRVLEASVTISKEKVAEIRKGLLILIGIEDSDTSEDINWLVGKISNLRIFPDENDVMNLSIKDINGEIILVSQFTLHASTKKGNRPSYIKAAKPDFAIPMYEKFVSHLEIELGKKIQTGQFGADMKVALVNDGPVTIIIDTKNKD, encoded by the coding sequence ATGAGAGTCGTTATTCAAAGAGTTTTAGAAGCTTCTGTTACTATTTCTAAAGAAAAAGTTGCCGAAATTAGAAAAGGACTTTTAATTTTAATTGGAATTGAAGACTCAGATACAAGTGAAGATATAAATTGGTTAGTCGGAAAAATTTCTAATTTGAGAATCTTTCCAGATGAAAATGATGTAATGAATTTATCGATAAAAGATATCAATGGAGAGATAATTTTAGTTAGTCAATTTACCTTACACGCTTCAACTAAAAAAGGAAACCGACCAAGTTATATAAAAGCGGCAAAACCTGATTTTGCCATTCCAATGTATGAAAAATTTGTTTCTCACCTTGAAATAGAATTAGGAAAGAAAATACAAACCGGACAATTCGGCGCTGATATGAAAGTGGCTTTAGTGAATGATGGTCCGGTTACTATAATTATTGATACAAAAAACAAAGACTAA
- a CDS encoding nucleotide pyrophosphohydrolase yields MNIKNAQLDVDNWIKEHGVRYFNELTNMAQLTEEVGEVARIIARRYGEQSEKESDKNKDLGEELADVVFVVLCLANQTGVDLQAAFDKKMDLKTKRDHDRHHNNEKLK; encoded by the coding sequence ATGAATATCAAAAACGCTCAACTAGACGTAGATAATTGGATTAAAGAACACGGCGTTCGTTATTTTAATGAATTAACCAATATGGCGCAATTAACTGAAGAAGTTGGTGAAGTTGCCCGAATTATCGCGCGTCGTTATGGTGAACAATCTGAAAAAGAAAGCGACAAAAACAAAGATTTAGGAGAAGAACTTGCCGATGTTGTCTTTGTAGTTTTATGTTTGGCCAATCAAACAGGTGTTGACTTACAAGCGGCTTTTGATAAGAAAATGGATTTGAAAACTAAACGTGATCATGATCGTCATCACAATAATGAAAAATTAAAATAA
- a CDS encoding DMT family transporter, whose translation MNWILLVVAGIFEVAFASCLGKAKESSGQTMWFWYVGFLICLTISMVLLVKVTKDIPIGTAYAVWTGIGAVGSVFVGIFIFHEPATFWRMFFLMTLIASIVGLKYVSE comes from the coding sequence TTGAATTGGATTTTACTAGTCGTAGCTGGGATTTTTGAAGTTGCTTTTGCTAGTTGTTTAGGGAAAGCTAAAGAATCTTCAGGTCAAACCATGTGGTTTTGGTATGTTGGCTTTTTAATTTGTCTAACTATCAGCATGGTATTATTAGTAAAAGTAACCAAAGACATTCCAATAGGGACAGCATATGCCGTTTGGACAGGAATCGGAGCCGTAGGAAGTGTTTTCGTAGGGATTTTTATTTTTCATGAACCAGCAACTTTCTGGCGAATGTTCTTTTTGATGACATTAATTGCTTCAATTGTTGGATTAAAATACGTATCTGAATAA
- the aroA gene encoding 3-phosphoshikimate 1-carboxyvinyltransferase, with translation MNLQIQKSKVKNQELQVTITGSKSETNRLLLLQALYPNLTIDNISNSDDSEVMQKALNELSVRAESRTVDVHHAGTAMRFLTAFFAIQEIKEVVLTGSSRMKERPIKILVEALQQLGAEISYIENEGFPPIRIKGKKLTQNKVSLPANVSSQYISALLLIAPKLENGLELTLEGEITSVPYIKMTLALLNEIGVKTSFENNKITVCHAKLVEANLLTVESDWSSASYWYSIVALSEIGTQITLSSYKKNSLQGDAALAEIYQDFGVETVFNENNTITISKTKNCHSNNSEQVKQLSIVNYQLNNCPDIAQTIAVTCFGLGIGCDLFGLHTLKIKETDRLEALKTELTKLGAAISVTNESLHLKPSNSINENIVIKTYQDHRMAMAFGPLALRVPINIEEAEVVSKSYPDFWNDLKTVGFQF, from the coding sequence ATGAATTTGCAAATACAAAAATCGAAAGTCAAAAATCAAGAGTTACAAGTTACAATAACAGGAAGTAAATCTGAAACTAATAGATTATTGCTTCTACAAGCGTTGTATCCTAATTTGACTATAGATAATATATCCAATTCAGATGATTCAGAAGTGATGCAAAAAGCGTTGAATGAATTGTCAGTTCGAGCGGAGTCGAGAACAGTCGACGTACATCACGCAGGAACCGCTATGCGTTTTCTTACGGCTTTTTTTGCAATTCAAGAAATTAAGGAAGTAGTTTTGACAGGTTCTTCACGAATGAAAGAACGTCCGATAAAAATTTTGGTTGAAGCCTTACAACAATTAGGTGCTGAGATTTCATATATCGAAAATGAAGGTTTTCCTCCAATTCGAATCAAAGGGAAAAAACTAACACAGAATAAAGTTTCTTTACCCGCAAATGTAAGTAGCCAATACATTTCCGCTTTGCTGTTAATTGCACCAAAATTAGAAAATGGTTTAGAATTAACTCTCGAAGGTGAAATTACTTCGGTTCCATATATCAAAATGACGTTGGCTTTGCTTAATGAAATTGGTGTAAAAACTTCTTTCGAAAATAACAAAATAACAGTTTGTCATGCTAAACTTGTAGAAGCAAATCTATTAACTGTAGAATCTGATTGGAGCTCTGCATCGTATTGGTATTCTATTGTAGCTTTATCCGAAATTGGAACGCAAATAACTTTATCGAGTTACAAGAAAAACAGTTTACAAGGCGATGCTGCTTTAGCTGAAATTTATCAAGATTTTGGAGTTGAAACTGTATTCAATGAAAACAATACAATCACAATTTCCAAAACTAAGAATTGTCACTCGAACAATAGTGAACAGGTGAAGCAATTATCAATTGTCAATTATCAATTAAACAATTGTCCCGACATTGCCCAAACTATTGCAGTTACCTGTTTTGGTTTAGGAATTGGATGTGATTTATTTGGATTACACACTTTAAAAATTAAAGAAACCGATCGTTTGGAAGCGTTAAAAACTGAGTTGACCAAATTAGGAGCAGCTATTTCAGTTACAAACGAATCATTGCATTTAAAACCCTCGAATTCAATCAACGAAAATATCGTGATTAAAACCTATCAGGATCACAGAATGGCAATGGCTTTTGGGCCATTAGCGCTTCGTGTTCCAATTAATATTGAAGAGGCTGAAGTAGTTTCAAAATCGTATCCTGATTTTTGGAATGACTTAAAAACAGTAGGTTTTCAATTTTAA
- the queA gene encoding tRNA preQ1(34) S-adenosylmethionine ribosyltransferase-isomerase QueA, whose amino-acid sequence MKLSNFNFNLPAELLAEFPAENRDESRLMVVHRKTGEIEHKMFKDIIDYFDDGDVMVLNNTKVFPARLYGNKEKTGARIEVFLLRELNAEQRLWDVLVDPARKIRIGNKLYFGDDDSLVAEVIDNTTSRGRTLRFLYDGSYEEFRQKLVELGETPIPKYINREVTPEDAERYQTIYAKEEGAVAAPTAGLHFSKHLMKRLEIKGINFAEVTLHVGLGTFNPVEVEDLSKHKMDSEEMVVTQEACDVVNNAKANKKKVCCIGTTSMRAMESSVSSMKTLNPYTGWTNKFIYPPYDFSIADCMVTNFHTPKSTLLMMISAFCGHDLMKKAYEEAVKEKYKFYSYGDAMLII is encoded by the coding sequence ATGAAGTTATCTAATTTTAATTTTAATCTTCCAGCTGAATTATTGGCTGAATTCCCTGCTGAAAACAGAGATGAGTCAAGATTAATGGTTGTTCATCGCAAAACAGGTGAAATTGAGCATAAAATGTTTAAAGATATTATCGACTATTTCGACGATGGTGATGTAATGGTTTTAAACAATACAAAAGTTTTTCCTGCTCGTTTATATGGTAACAAAGAAAAAACAGGAGCTCGTATTGAAGTTTTCTTATTAAGAGAATTAAACGCGGAACAACGTTTGTGGGATGTATTAGTAGATCCTGCTCGTAAAATTAGAATTGGAAACAAGTTATACTTTGGTGATGACGATTCTTTAGTTGCTGAAGTTATCGATAATACAACATCTAGAGGTAGAACATTACGTTTTCTATATGATGGTTCTTATGAAGAATTTCGTCAAAAATTAGTTGAGTTAGGGGAAACCCCAATTCCTAAATACATAAATAGAGAAGTAACACCTGAAGATGCAGAACGTTACCAAACGATTTATGCTAAAGAAGAAGGAGCTGTAGCGGCTCCAACCGCTGGTTTACACTTTTCTAAACACTTAATGAAACGTTTGGAAATTAAAGGAATTAACTTTGCAGAAGTTACATTACATGTTGGTTTAGGTACTTTTAATCCAGTTGAGGTTGAAGATTTATCAAAACACAAAATGGATTCTGAAGAAATGGTTGTAACGCAAGAAGCTTGTGATGTAGTAAATAACGCTAAAGCAAACAAGAAAAAAGTTTGTTGTATTGGTACAACTTCTATGCGTGCAATGGAAAGTTCAGTTTCTTCTATGAAAACGTTAAACCCATATACGGGTTGGACAAATAAGTTTATTTATCCACCTTACGATTTCAGTATTGCTGATTGTATGGTAACAAATTTCCATACGCCAAAATCAACTTTGTTAATGATGATTTCAGCATTTTGCGGTCATGATTTAATGAAAAAAGCCTATGAAGAAGCTGTTAAAGAAAAATATAAGTTTTATTCTTACGGTGATGCAATGTTAATAATATAA
- the kynU gene encoding kynureninase has product MNFKNTREFSQELDKEDNLAKYRDEFIFPKVNGREVIYFVGNSLGLQPKRARKYVDEVMDDWANLAVEGHFYAEKPWWDYHERFCQPLSEIVGAKPTEVGVMNTLTVNLHLLMVSFYQPTQKKFKIICEEKAFPSDQYLIRSQVEFHSKSVGFDVNEAVVEINRREGEANIRIEDVLSKIEEVGDELALVLIGGVNYYTGQVFDMETITKAGQKVGAYVGWDLAHAAGNIELKLNEWGADFAAWCSYKYMNSGPGNVSGYFVHEKHHNDKELSRFAGWYGHNKERRFLMEPKFDPVHGANGWQISNLPILSMAPYLASIELFSEVGMSNLIAKRNLLTAYLEFVLHEIDKETPNAQFEIITPENQKERGAQLSVYLHGQGKELFHYLMKNGVITDWREPNVIRLAPVPLYCSFEDMYEFGQILKSGILGK; this is encoded by the coding sequence ATGAACTTTAAAAACACACGTGAGTTTTCTCAAGAACTTGATAAAGAAGACAATTTAGCGAAATATAGAGATGAGTTTATTTTTCCAAAAGTAAATGGCAGAGAAGTAATTTACTTTGTTGGAAATTCTTTGGGATTACAACCTAAAAGGGCTCGTAAATACGTTGATGAAGTAATGGATGACTGGGCTAATTTAGCTGTGGAAGGTCATTTTTATGCAGAAAAACCATGGTGGGATTACCACGAACGATTTTGTCAACCATTAAGTGAAATTGTTGGAGCAAAACCTACAGAAGTTGGTGTGATGAACACATTAACAGTGAATCTTCATTTATTAATGGTTTCTTTTTATCAACCTACTCAGAAGAAATTCAAGATTATTTGCGAGGAAAAGGCATTTCCATCCGATCAATATTTAATTAGAAGTCAAGTTGAATTTCATTCGAAATCAGTTGGTTTTGATGTAAATGAAGCAGTAGTAGAAATTAATAGAAGAGAAGGTGAAGCTAATATTAGAATTGAAGATGTTTTGTCAAAAATTGAAGAAGTTGGAGATGAATTAGCATTGGTTTTAATTGGTGGGGTTAATTATTATACAGGTCAAGTTTTTGATATGGAAACAATCACAAAAGCCGGACAAAAAGTTGGTGCTTATGTGGGTTGGGATTTAGCACATGCAGCAGGGAATATTGAATTGAAACTAAATGAGTGGGGTGCAGATTTTGCGGCTTGGTGTAGTTATAAATATATGAATTCAGGTCCCGGAAATGTTTCAGGTTATTTTGTGCATGAAAAACATCATAATGATAAAGAATTGAGCCGTTTTGCAGGGTGGTATGGTCATAATAAAGAAAGACGTTTTTTAATGGAGCCTAAATTTGATCCTGTTCATGGTGCAAATGGTTGGCAAATCAGTAATTTACCTATTCTATCAATGGCGCCTTACTTAGCATCAATCGAGTTGTTTTCAGAAGTGGGTATGTCCAATTTAATTGCTAAAAGGAATTTGTTAACTGCATATTTGGAATTTGTTTTACATGAAATTGATAAAGAAACTCCAAATGCTCAGTTTGAAATAATAACTCCTGAAAATCAAAAAGAAAGAGGAGCTCAGTTGTCGGTATATTTACATGGACAAGGAAAAGAACTTTTCCATTATTTAATGAAAAATGGTGTTATAACAGATTGGAGAGAGCCAAATGTTATTCGATTAGCTCCAGTTCCATTATATTGTTCTTTTGAGGATATGTATGAATTTGGACAAATTTTAAAATCAGGTATTCTAGGAAAATAG
- a CDS encoding T9SS type A sorting domain-containing protein, producing the protein MKLKTTLIPFLLLGFSSLIKAQESKNEQNALNYIKEHSKEFNLIQDHSLKLRFVRNGLAGETLRFQHTINNVPVYNSEIVVNFNKKNEVAFTSTSYKNNISTVSTIPSITVENAIDLADSKLNYQGVVTFQESKLYIVDFQNTTKLVYRVVTSAEDLAGSWEVLVDANTSEILSVKDIAIYCGAECSEGHNHLNQNTPFVKSNKKFAKTESNTALAYEPGSAMVFLSDPLSSAQATYGDTGFTDGNGQGDTDTAQLNAQRVSVVLPQIENTGGTYKLKSPYVEIKNIENPNKGLFTQATTNFDFTRNADGFEAANVFYHTDNSLRYINETLGVNCVQNVNGSHAGVLWYDPSGLNGADNSYYSNGALVFGEGCVDDGEDGDVIWHELGHGLHDWLTGGSLSQVNGLSEGSGDYWAQSHSRALNQWPSSAPQYHWMFSWDGHNVCWGGRTTNYGATYPGGLVGQIHTDGQIWATVNMKIWDIIGREKTDRAFLEGLALTNSSTNQQNAAIAVRQAAINMNYSCADIKVMTDKYTAAGYILPAIPLTINCPGDQTAIADGAGNYSLPDFSSLANAINGNCDAVVTQSPAIGSVVGVGDHTITMFANGSVSCNFTLTVEQNLSAEDFSTTVVSLYPNPTNGLLTIKGQFDNLEKYTIHNLLGQSVQNGIITGNETSINVSDLSNGVYFIEIGNSSKTYKFIKE; encoded by the coding sequence ATGAAACTTAAAACTACTTTAATCCCATTTTTACTACTTGGTTTTAGTTCTTTAATAAAGGCTCAAGAAAGTAAAAATGAACAAAATGCTTTAAATTATATAAAAGAGCATTCTAAAGAATTTAATTTAATTCAAGATCATTCTTTAAAACTACGATTTGTTAGAAATGGTTTAGCTGGTGAAACGTTACGTTTTCAGCATACAATTAATAATGTGCCAGTTTATAATTCGGAAATTGTAGTTAATTTTAATAAAAAAAATGAAGTAGCTTTTACTTCGACTAGTTATAAAAATAACATTTCAACAGTTTCAACTATTCCATCGATTACTGTAGAAAATGCTATAGATTTAGCGGATTCAAAATTAAATTATCAAGGTGTTGTAACTTTTCAAGAATCTAAACTTTATATAGTTGATTTCCAAAATACAACAAAATTAGTTTACAGAGTTGTTACAAGTGCTGAAGATTTAGCTGGAAGTTGGGAAGTCTTAGTTGATGCAAATACTTCAGAAATTCTAAGTGTAAAAGATATTGCAATTTACTGTGGTGCTGAGTGTAGTGAAGGTCACAACCATTTAAATCAAAATACACCATTTGTAAAGTCAAATAAGAAGTTTGCTAAAACTGAATCAAATACAGCTCTAGCTTATGAGCCTGGTTCTGCCATGGTGTTTTTATCAGATCCACTTTCAAGTGCTCAAGCAACTTATGGAGATACTGGATTTACTGATGGTAACGGACAAGGCGATACCGATACTGCCCAATTAAATGCACAGCGTGTTTCTGTTGTTTTACCTCAAATTGAAAATACAGGCGGTACTTATAAGCTTAAAAGTCCTTATGTAGAAATTAAAAACATTGAAAATCCAAATAAGGGTTTATTTACTCAAGCAACAACAAATTTCGATTTCACGAGAAACGCTGATGGATTTGAAGCTGCTAACGTTTTTTATCATACAGATAATAGTTTGCGATATATAAATGAAACTTTAGGGGTAAATTGTGTGCAAAATGTGAATGGTTCACATGCTGGAGTTTTATGGTATGACCCTTCTGGTTTAAATGGTGCTGACAATTCATATTATTCAAACGGAGCTTTAGTTTTTGGAGAAGGATGTGTTGATGATGGTGAGGACGGAGATGTTATTTGGCATGAGTTAGGTCATGGTTTACATGATTGGTTAACAGGAGGTTCATTATCTCAAGTAAATGGTTTGAGTGAAGGAAGTGGAGATTATTGGGCACAATCACATAGTAGAGCATTAAATCAATGGCCTTCTAGTGCACCACAATATCACTGGATGTTTAGTTGGGATGGACACAATGTATGTTGGGGAGGTAGAACTACAAATTATGGGGCAACTTATCCAGGTGGTTTAGTTGGGCAAATTCATACAGATGGTCAAATTTGGGCTACTGTAAATATGAAAATTTGGGATATTATTGGAAGAGAAAAAACTGATAGAGCTTTTTTAGAAGGATTAGCTCTTACCAATAGTTCAACAAATCAACAAAATGCTGCAATTGCTGTTCGTCAAGCTGCAATAAATATGAATTATAGTTGTGCAGACATTAAAGTAATGACAGATAAATATACAGCGGCAGGTTATATTTTACCTGCAATTCCTTTAACAATTAATTGCCCAGGAGACCAAACAGCTATAGCAGATGGTGCAGGAAACTATTCTTTACCTGACTTTTCAAGTTTAGCAAATGCGATCAATGGGAATTGTGATGCAGTTGTAACTCAGAGTCCTGCAATAGGTTCGGTTGTTGGAGTAGGTGATCATACGATAACGATGTTTGCAAATGGTTCTGTTTCGTGTAACTTTACTTTAACAGTAGAACAAAATTTAAGTGCTGAAGATTTTTCAACTACAGTTGTTTCTTTATATCCTAATCCAACAAATGGACTTTTAACAATAAAAGGACAATTCGACAATTTAGAAAAATATACTATTCACAATTTACTTGGACAATCTGTGCAAAACGGTATAATTACTGGAAATGAAACAAGTATTAATGTTTCTGATTTGTCAAATGGAGTTTATTTTATTGAAATTGGAAACTCAAGTAAAACATATAAGTTTATAAAGGAGTAA
- a CDS encoding agmatinase family protein: protein MSKEEILKDFDPSQPGLEDGTVFGLPFSADDSEIIVIPVPWEVTVSYGSGASKGPDAILEASYQIDLLHQDFPDLWKLGIYMDEAPKKLKKYSKKYKKLAKPIIEALEKGKVIDHHPSLQSDLDKINYACSDMVEAVKQQTLHWIEKGKKVVLLGGDHSTPLGYYQALAEKHKKFGLLHLDAHMDLRIAYEGFTYSHASVMYNTLQIPNISKIVQVGIRDFCQQELDVVKNEKGRVIVHTDMDMKKDAFEGKTWQQKCDEIIEQLPDKVCISFDIDGMYPWYCPNTGTPVPGGFSFEQATYLFNKLAETNKEIIGFDLVEVAPGKDDWDGNVGARMLFHMCGVFAKSQKLPVGSKIVF from the coding sequence ATGTCAAAAGAAGAGATTTTAAAGGATTTTGATCCAAGTCAACCAGGTTTAGAAGATGGAACTGTTTTCGGTTTACCTTTTAGTGCAGATGATAGTGAAATTATTGTAATTCCTGTACCTTGGGAAGTTACAGTGAGTTATGGTTCAGGTGCTTCTAAAGGTCCTGACGCAATTCTAGAGGCATCCTATCAAATTGATTTACTTCATCAAGATTTTCCTGATTTATGGAAATTAGGAATTTACATGGATGAAGCTCCTAAAAAACTCAAAAAGTATTCAAAAAAATATAAAAAACTTGCAAAGCCTATCATTGAAGCTTTAGAAAAAGGAAAAGTAATAGACCATCATCCATCATTACAAAGTGATTTAGATAAGATAAATTACGCATGTTCTGACATGGTCGAAGCGGTTAAGCAACAAACTTTACATTGGATTGAAAAGGGTAAAAAAGTTGTTTTGTTAGGGGGAGATCATAGTACACCACTTGGTTATTATCAGGCCCTTGCAGAAAAACACAAAAAATTTGGTTTGTTACATCTTGATGCACATATGGATTTACGTATTGCATATGAAGGGTTTACCTATTCGCATGCTTCAGTAATGTACAATACTTTACAAATTCCAAATATTTCAAAAATTGTACAAGTAGGAATTCGTGATTTTTGTCAACAAGAATTAGATGTTGTTAAAAACGAAAAGGGTAGAGTTATTGTTCATACCGATATGGATATGAAAAAAGATGCTTTTGAAGGAAAAACTTGGCAACAGAAATGTGACGAGATAATAGAACAATTACCTGATAAGGTTTGTATTTCCTTTGATATTGATGGAATGTATCCTTGGTATTGTCCAAATACAGGTACGCCAGTTCCTGGTGGATTTTCTTTTGAGCAAGCTACATATTTATTCAATAAATTAGCCGAAACGAATAAAGAAATTATAGGTTTTGACCTTGTAGAAGTTGCTCCGGGTAAAGATGATTGGGATGGAAATGTTGGAGCAAGAATGTTATTTCACATGTGTGGTGTATTTGCAAAATCTCAAAAACTTCCTGTTGGTAGTAAGATTGTTTTTTAG
- a CDS encoding NUMOD4 domain-containing protein: MKHFLKEEWREFVPPFEANKKYFVSNHGNIKTRRTNKEGKIIEKELKGSLIDGYRYLGFSRIVDGNKTNYHYSFHYLVGLLFLEHDPKKHTHVIHLDYKRSNNIVSNLQWATKEEMLAHAKRSPYVIQAKKNLVEFNKKRDGHKLTVNDVIRLKKKLLDPNKKTRNKILAKQFNISEMQLYRIKSGENWGHIKVEFNANEQEAD, encoded by the coding sequence ATGAAACACTTTTTAAAAGAAGAGTGGAGAGAGTTTGTGCCGCCATTTGAAGCAAATAAAAAGTATTTTGTTTCTAATCATGGTAATATTAAGACTAGAAGAACCAATAAGGAAGGTAAGATAATCGAAAAAGAACTTAAAGGGAGTTTAATTGATGGCTATCGTTATCTTGGTTTCTCTAGAATTGTAGATGGTAATAAAACAAACTATCACTATTCTTTTCACTATCTTGTAGGGCTCTTGTTTTTAGAACACGACCCAAAAAAACATACACATGTAATACATCTTGATTATAAAAGAAGTAATAACATTGTATCAAATTTGCAATGGGCAACAAAAGAAGAAATGTTAGCACACGCAAAAAGAAGTCCTTATGTAATTCAGGCTAAAAAGAACTTAGTAGAGTTCAATAAAAAGCGAGACGGACATAAACTTACAGTAAACGATGTTATTCGTTTAAAGAAAAAACTTCTAGATCCAAATAAAAAGACTAGAAACAAAATCTTAGCTAAGCAATTTAATATTTCTGAAATGCAATTGTACCGAATTAAATCGGGTGAGAATTGGGGACATATTAAAGTTGAATTTAATGCAAACGAACAAGAAGCTGATTAA